A window of Bacteroidia bacterium genomic DNA:
CTAAAGAAAGATTTGTTGTTGAGTTTTCTAAAACAGGCTATTTTTCTTTAAACAGATCAGCTGTACCGGAAGCCGGTGTTCCAATTGATATGGAAGTTGGCTTAATCAGTGAAACTGATTTTACATATGCAGGAAGTAAAAGTTTCTCATCAACCATTTCTGATTCTTTAGAAATGTCGAGCGGTTGTGTTGTTTCTTTTCCTGCTAACTCATTTGTAACTTCTACAGGTGCTGCATATACAGGAATGGTAAATGTTAAAGCTGCATATTTAGATCCAACTATGACAAACTTCCCAATGTTTGTTTTTGGTGGCGATTTATATGGTAAAGACAATGCAGGAAATGATGTTATGTTGAATCCTTTTACCGGACTCAATGTTATAATTACTGATCCAAGTGGAAATAAACTTCAACTTGATGAAGCAAATGCTAAAAAAGCAACAGTAAAAATGCAAATTCCAAACACACTTTTAATATCCGCTCCTGCAAGTATTGATTTATTAGAATATAACCCTATTATGGGAGTATCTCAATCTTCAGGTACAGCAAATAAAACAGGAGGAAAATATATGGGTCAGGTTGGACATTTTTCTTTCTGGAGTTGTCAGGAAACAAAACCTGGAATTGCAGTTGTTTCGGGAAGAGTAACGGACAGTAATGGATTACCAGTACCTGGTGTTAATGTAAGAGTTGGACATACCATGGCAAAAACAAACATAAATGGCGACTATATTAAAAAAGTACCAACAGGGGTTGCAATGGTAATTGGAATTTTCCCAACATATTACGGAACTGTAATTAATCCTGTTCCTTGTACAGCATTATCAGATGGACAAACTTTTACAGCAGACTTTACAGTTCCTGCTATGAGAAAAGTTTATGGTAGGTTAGTTAATTGTGCAGGTGCTCCAATTGTTGGAAGAGTTGCTATTGATTGGTACTCATCAACAGTGTTTGCAAATGTTCATACATCTTGCTTTACACAAAACGATGGAGTATTTGAATTATTTATGGAAACATCGGCTACATCAGCAAATATTCATGCATGGGGTAATGGTACTGACACTATAAAATATTTCTATCCATCAACAGATCCATATAACTATGGTGATTTCATTCTTTGTCCACCTGTTCAATTAGGTCCTACACGATTAATTCTTAACGGTGGTCAATTTAACAATGTAACATTAAATGGTTTTAATGGATCAAGAATGGGGAAATTAATTTACGACACTGCAGGTGTTCCTCGACACATAAATATTTCTGCTTATGGCAGTGATGGTGATCTTTATATTCAAACAAATGGTGTTCATACCGGAACTTATACAGTAGGAACAAAATCAACACCTACAATTGTTTCAATGTATATTATGAGTACTACACCATATTTCCAGGATACATTAGCAACAGGTACTGTAAATATCACAAAAATTGGAGGTGAAAATGTTGGACTAATAGAAGGAACTATAACTGGCGTTTCAGCAACCGGAGTAAATGTTAGCGGACAATTCTCAGTCCCACGAGGA
This region includes:
- a CDS encoding carboxypeptidase regulatory-like domain-containing protein, whose protein sequence is MKKFILFFVTLAITSFAIITGCKKDKTDDITPADPTKTTIVLSGAVIDVNQAPIAGVTVKIGGLQAVTEYDGSFYFSSVTVSKERFVVEFSKTGYFSLNRSAVPEAGVPIDMEVGLISETDFTYAGSKSFSSTISDSLEMSSGCVVSFPANSFVTSTGAAYTGMVNVKAAYLDPTMTNFPMFVFGGDLYGKDNAGNDVMLNPFTGLNVIITDPSGNKLQLDEANAKKATVKMQIPNTLLISAPASIDLLEYNPIMGVSQSSGTANKTGGKYMGQVGHFSFWSCQETKPGIAVVSGRVTDSNGLPVPGVNVRVGHTMAKTNINGDYIKKVPTGVAMVIGIFPTYYGTVINPVPCTALSDGQTFTADFTVPAMRKVYGRLVNCAGAPIVGRVAIDWYSSTVFANVHTSCFTQNDGVFELFMETSATSANIHAWGNGTDTIKYFYPSTDPYNYGDFILCPPVQLGPTRLILNGGQFNNVTLNGFNGSRMGKLIYDTAGVPRHINISAYGSDGDLYIQTNGVHTGTYTVGTKSTPTIVSMYIMSTTPYFQDTLATGTVNITKIGGENVGLIEGTITGVSATGVNVSGQFSVPRGPNQYN